A window from Sinanaerobacter sp. ZZT-01 encodes these proteins:
- a CDS encoding sugar ABC transporter ATP-binding protein, translating into MSEEIKLRVSQIEKYFPGVKALDKIDFSVRKGTVHALCGENGAGKSTLMKIINGIYKPDAGTIFMDEKPVQIKDPIQAQNLGIAMIAQELNYVPEMSVKENLFLGRLPVNKFGKVKWKEVREKTIHLLEEEGLSYKADQKLKTLTVSDIQMLEIIKAISNDAQIIVMDEPTSAITQREVALLFDKIKVLKEKGVSIIYISHKLDEVFQIADDITVFRDGSVVKSMRAEDTNIDEVIALMVGRKMENVYPKEDITIGKNLLEVENLCSENLYEDVSFHLNCGEIIGFAGLVGAGRTEVMRSLFGLENISSGEIRISGKKVSIRNVRCSIRNGMIMLSEDRRRYGIVPVRSVMENASLSSLNQFVYRGYTHKRKEREVVGKYFEKMNVKTPTLETAIQSLSGGNQQKVLLAKWMLRNPDILILDEPTRGIDVGAKFEIYKLMTEMAKEGKGVIMVSSELPELIGMCDRIYVMCQGRIEGELHKEAFSQEAIMKYATGTI; encoded by the coding sequence ATGAGCGAGGAAATAAAACTAAGAGTCTCTCAAATTGAAAAATATTTTCCTGGCGTCAAAGCTTTGGATAAAATTGATTTTTCGGTGCGAAAAGGAACAGTTCATGCGCTTTGCGGAGAAAATGGTGCCGGAAAATCGACACTTATGAAAATCATAAATGGAATTTATAAACCGGATGCAGGAACCATTTTTATGGATGAAAAGCCTGTCCAGATAAAAGATCCGATTCAAGCTCAAAATTTGGGTATTGCAATGATTGCACAAGAGTTAAATTATGTGCCGGAGATGTCTGTAAAGGAGAATCTTTTTTTAGGAAGACTGCCTGTTAATAAATTTGGTAAAGTCAAATGGAAAGAGGTGAGAGAAAAGACAATCCACCTTTTAGAGGAAGAGGGCTTAAGCTATAAAGCGGATCAAAAGTTAAAAACCTTAACCGTATCCGATATTCAAATGCTCGAAATTATAAAAGCAATTTCAAATGACGCACAGATTATTGTAATGGATGAACCAACCTCTGCGATTACACAAAGAGAAGTAGCTCTTTTGTTTGATAAAATCAAGGTTTTAAAAGAAAAAGGAGTAAGTATTATATATATTTCTCACAAGCTGGATGAGGTATTCCAAATTGCGGATGATATTACTGTTTTTCGAGATGGGAGCGTTGTCAAGAGCATGCGTGCAGAAGATACGAATATTGATGAAGTGATTGCACTCATGGTTGGAAGAAAGATGGAGAATGTATACCCAAAAGAAGATATTACTATTGGAAAGAATCTTTTGGAAGTTGAAAATTTATGCAGTGAAAATCTGTATGAAGATGTATCGTTTCATTTAAATTGCGGCGAGATCATTGGTTTTGCAGGTCTTGTTGGAGCAGGAAGAACTGAAGTGATGCGTTCTTTATTTGGATTGGAAAATATATCGTCAGGAGAAATACGTATCTCAGGTAAAAAAGTCAGTATTCGGAATGTAAGGTGCAGTATAAGAAATGGCATGATTATGCTTTCCGAAGACAGAAGAAGATATGGAATTGTGCCGGTTCGAAGCGTCATGGAAAATGCCAGCCTCTCCTCTCTGAACCAATTTGTATACCGGGGCTATACCCACAAGAGAAAAGAGAGAGAAGTAGTAGGAAAATATTTTGAAAAAATGAATGTAAAAACACCTACATTGGAAACTGCTATCCAATCTCTTTCAGGAGGAAATCAGCAAAAAGTACTTTTGGCAAAATGGATGCTGCGAAATCCAGATATTTTGATCTTGGATGAACCGACAAGAGGAATTGACGTCGGTGCAAAATTTGAAATCTATAAACTGATGACTGAGATGGCAAAAGAGGGGAAAGGGGTTATTATGGTTTCCTCTGAACTGCCGGAGTTGATTGGAATGTGTGACCGGATATATGTGATGTGTCAGGGCAGAATAGAAGGAGAGCTGCATAAGGAAGCATTCTCTCAAGAAGCAATTATGAAATATGCTACAGGAACAATATAA
- a CDS encoding N-acetylmuramoyl-L-alanine amidase, with protein MKKRWGFATTLAAIVFFLLIVPFGNLKSMRVQLVSPSDTIVLDAGHGGIDGGAVSMSGVMEKDINLAITQEIFDLATADGWHVIMTRDKDKGLYSDVVGDGTKAVEIKNKRSIRSLKTEDLKERVKIIEKEKPLIAVSIHLNSFKEDRSVHGAQTFYPKGVDEKIEEESKHLAECIQEAIIQGVQDGTERAALGKKDVLLFKKPTVPTVIVECGFLSNHEEEKKLQDPEYQKKVAKYIYEGIMKYTGREKKTNLKILDNRG; from the coding sequence ATGAAAAAAAGATGGGGCTTTGCAACAACCTTAGCGGCGATTGTTTTCTTTTTACTAATTGTTCCTTTTGGAAATTTAAAATCGATGAGAGTGCAGTTAGTGTCACCATCGGATACAATCGTTCTGGATGCGGGACATGGAGGCATTGATGGCGGTGCAGTCAGTATGAGCGGGGTCATGGAAAAAGATATCAATTTAGCCATCACCCAAGAAATTTTCGATCTTGCCACCGCGGATGGATGGCATGTAATTATGACGAGAGACAAAGATAAGGGATTATACAGTGACGTTGTCGGAGACGGAACAAAAGCGGTTGAAATTAAAAACAAAAGAAGCATACGGAGTCTAAAAACAGAAGACTTGAAGGAAAGAGTAAAAATAATAGAAAAGGAAAAGCCATTGATTGCCGTGAGCATTCATCTAAATAGTTTTAAAGAGGATCGATCCGTTCATGGGGCACAGACCTTTTACCCAAAGGGTGTGGATGAGAAAATTGAAGAAGAGAGTAAGCATCTGGCAGAATGTATACAAGAAGCAATCATTCAAGGAGTTCAAGACGGAACAGAGAGAGCAGCACTTGGAAAGAAAGATGTATTGCTGTTTAAAAAACCAACAGTACCTACGGTGATTGTAGAATGTGGCTTTCTTTCCAATCACGAAGAAGAGAAAAAATTACAGGACCCGGAATATCAGAAAAAGGTTGCAAAGTATATCTACGAGGGGATTATGAAATATACGGGGCGAGAAAAAAAGACAAATCTGAAAATTCTTGATAACAGAGGATGA
- a CDS encoding ABC transporter permease: protein MRLKDNVSQAMQKYSIFFVLLVMILISMTLNENFFSPGNLTNIARQLAVATILAYGEMLLIISGMLDLSVGAVLALSGVLSVSFYKATGSLLGAFAVAILVAVLCNIVNAFFVANCKMPAFIVTLAMTMVARGMALYYTSGQNILQISDYKVFGQGNLADVPIFSGTPFFKMIPIPIVFLVLITIVIWYVLNHTRFGRSLYAIGGNEEAAIASGINVIRSKYIAFILNGILVGIAGILYMSRVNAGLPNGAVGYEMEGLTAAIVGGTSFTGGVGTTLGTLVGSFIIGCLNNIMNLQGVDSYVKQIVKGGIIVAAVLYDLKFKNKKSIKVILGNRDTEIKKEQAE, encoded by the coding sequence ATGAGATTAAAAGACAATGTAAGTCAGGCAATGCAGAAATATTCTATATTCTTTGTATTGTTAGTAATGATACTAATTTCCATGACACTGAATGAGAATTTTTTCAGTCCCGGTAATTTGACAAATATAGCAAGACAGTTAGCGGTTGCAACGATATTGGCATATGGAGAAATGCTTCTTATTATAAGCGGGATGCTGGATTTGTCTGTAGGTGCAGTATTAGCGCTGTCAGGTGTTTTATCTGTGAGCTTTTATAAAGCTACGGGTTCTTTGCTCGGCGCATTTGCCGTAGCGATACTTGTTGCAGTACTATGTAATATCGTGAATGCTTTTTTTGTTGCAAATTGCAAGATGCCTGCATTTATCGTCACATTAGCTATGACAATGGTAGCGAGAGGAATGGCACTTTATTATACAAGCGGGCAAAATATTCTTCAGATTTCAGATTATAAGGTGTTTGGACAGGGAAATCTAGCAGATGTTCCGATCTTTTCGGGAACCCCTTTCTTTAAAATGATACCGATTCCAATCGTCTTCTTAGTACTTATCACGATTGTGATCTGGTACGTTTTGAATCATACGAGGTTTGGACGTTCCCTTTATGCAATTGGAGGAAATGAAGAGGCTGCGATTGCATCAGGTATCAATGTAATTCGCTCAAAGTACATTGCATTCATATTAAATGGCATTTTAGTAGGTATCGCCGGAATTTTATATATGTCTCGTGTAAATGCCGGACTTCCGAATGGAGCAGTGGGATATGAAATGGAAGGACTGACCGCAGCGATTGTAGGCGGTACGAGTTTTACTGGAGGTGTTGGCACAACGCTTGGAACTTTGGTCGGCTCTTTTATCATCGGATGTTTAAACAATATTATGAATTTACAAGGGGTTGACTCCTATGTAAAACAGATTGTCAAAGGCGGCATCATTGTAGCAGCCGTTTTATATGACTTAAAATTCAAAAATAAAAAGAGCATAAAAGTCATTTTGGGTAACCGAGATACGGAAATTAAAAAGGAGCAAGCCGAGTGA
- a CDS encoding ClC family H(+)/Cl(-) exchange transporter, with the protein MKNNYKALFNSDRHMLFLIGKSLLIGLLVGVTVVAYRWVLAAFEALSIQMYAMFAAHPTASFLLFPCLILAGCGIGLLIKKYPLIGGSGIPQVKGHMLGHFKNAWISTLFAKFFGGAVCILAGLSLGREGPSIQLGACVADGIAQKYGKTRMEKKFLMASGASAGLSAAFNAPLAGVMFTLEEIFKYFSPTILLSTMTAAVTSDFVSKQVFGLQPVFHFPIEKSMPLSNYWILIFLGIAVGISGSFYNWFLLKIQQLYRKMAMLPAEFRPAIAFVIAGFFGLLFPYALGGGHMIVPYLTPESGIGFLFMLLLFKFLFSMISFGCGAPGGIFFPLLIIGACIGAIFGNVSVNYLGINDIFFYNFIILAMAGYFTAIVRAPITGVVLIVEMTGSFTHLLSLTVVSLAAYVVADLLKSRPIYDSLLKNLLKNHRLLNDEPDNSMKITMEFIVQFHSSADNCQVRDIIWPSGCLLIAVKREGSELIPKGSTKILAGDYLVCLAPTSEETKMRSQLLRLTESR; encoded by the coding sequence ATGAAAAATAACTACAAAGCTCTTTTTAACTCTGATCGACATATGCTGTTTCTTATTGGCAAAAGTCTATTGATTGGTCTCCTCGTTGGTGTAACTGTTGTTGCTTATCGTTGGGTTTTAGCTGCGTTCGAAGCACTATCGATTCAAATGTATGCAATGTTTGCCGCTCATCCCACTGCCTCCTTTCTGCTTTTCCCATGTCTGATTCTTGCCGGTTGCGGGATTGGACTCTTAATTAAAAAGTACCCATTAATTGGAGGAAGCGGAATTCCACAAGTAAAAGGCCACATGCTCGGACATTTTAAAAATGCATGGATCTCCACACTTTTTGCAAAATTTTTCGGCGGCGCTGTCTGTATATTAGCAGGGCTATCCCTTGGTCGTGAAGGCCCTTCCATTCAATTAGGCGCCTGTGTTGCTGATGGGATCGCTCAAAAATACGGAAAAACAAGGATGGAAAAAAAATTCCTGATGGCAAGTGGTGCAAGTGCGGGTTTATCTGCAGCTTTTAATGCGCCTCTTGCCGGTGTAATGTTTACTCTAGAAGAAATTTTCAAATATTTTTCTCCAACTATTTTACTTTCTACGATGACTGCAGCAGTTACTTCCGATTTTGTTTCGAAGCAAGTATTCGGACTACAGCCTGTATTTCATTTTCCAATTGAAAAATCAATGCCTTTATCTAATTACTGGATTTTAATTTTTTTAGGAATTGCTGTAGGAATAAGCGGTTCATTCTACAACTGGTTCTTACTGAAGATTCAACAATTATATCGTAAAATGGCTATGCTTCCCGCAGAATTCCGTCCTGCAATTGCCTTTGTTATTGCAGGTTTTTTCGGACTTCTCTTTCCTTATGCTCTTGGAGGCGGCCATATGATTGTCCCATATCTCACCCCAGAGTCAGGCATTGGATTTTTATTTATGCTTCTTCTTTTTAAATTCCTTTTTTCTATGATCAGTTTTGGCTGCGGCGCCCCGGGCGGAATTTTCTTTCCGCTTCTTATTATAGGGGCCTGCATCGGCGCTATATTCGGAAACGTATCGGTAAACTATCTGGGCATTAACGATATATTTTTCTATAACTTTATAATATTGGCTATGGCCGGTTACTTCACTGCAATTGTTCGTGCACCGATAACCGGTGTCGTTTTAATTGTAGAAATGACAGGCTCCTTTACGCATTTGCTCTCTCTTACCGTAGTCTCTTTAGCCGCTTATGTTGTTGCTGATTTACTGAAAAGCCGTCCAATTTATGATTCCTTATTAAAAAATCTTTTAAAAAATCATCGTCTATTAAATGACGAGCCTGACAATAGTATGAAAATCACCATGGAATTTATTGTACAATTTCATTCTTCTGCGGACAACTGCCAAGTTCGGGATATTATTTGGCCATCCGGCTGCCTTCTCATTGCTGTGAAAAGAGAAGGGAGTGAATTGATCCCCAAGGGCAGCACAAAAATTCTCGCTGGAGACTATCTGGTCTGTCTTGCACCCACCAGTGAAGAAACAAAGATGCGTTCCCAATTGTTACGTTTGACAGAAAGCCGTTAA
- a CDS encoding undecaprenyl diphosphate synthase family protein: MDNIENKRNEWKRIPKHIGIIPDGNRRWAKQRGLEKQMGYEFGIEPGFKLYEMCRQLGIEELTLYGFTVDNTKRPAIQKQAFQKACVDAVETLAEKDAELLVVGDSNSSCFPKELIPYRIRRKFGDGGIRVNFLVNYGWDWDLNYPSGIASKDISRIDLILRWGGHCRLSGFLPVQSVYSDFYTLPELWPDFEENQFYRALDWYQRQDITLGG; this comes from the coding sequence ATGGATAACATTGAGAATAAGAGGAATGAATGGAAAAGAATTCCAAAACATATCGGGATCATTCCGGATGGCAATCGCAGATGGGCAAAACAGCGTGGACTGGAAAAGCAAATGGGATATGAATTTGGAATTGAGCCGGGATTTAAATTATATGAGATGTGCAGACAATTGGGCATTGAAGAACTGACACTTTATGGATTTACTGTCGATAATACAAAAAGACCAGCCATACAAAAACAAGCCTTTCAAAAGGCTTGTGTAGATGCGGTAGAAACTTTGGCAGAAAAAGATGCCGAGCTGTTGGTTGTAGGCGACAGCAATTCAAGCTGTTTTCCAAAGGAGCTGATTCCTTACCGGATTCGAAGAAAATTTGGAGATGGAGGAATACGTGTCAATTTCTTGGTAAATTATGGATGGGACTGGGACTTAAATTATCCAAGTGGGATTGCATCTAAAGATATTTCAAGAATTGATTTAATTCTTCGCTGGGGCGGACATTGCAGGCTAAGCGGGTTTCTTCCGGTACAGTCTGTATACTCGGATTTTTATACTTTACCGGAGCTATGGCCTGATTTTGAAGAAAATCAATTTTACCGTGCATTAGATTGGTACCAGAGGCAAGACATTACCTTAGGCGGTTGA
- a CDS encoding alanyl-tRNA editing protein yields MKTKRLYQKNTYLKECESTILEVITDLDKMKNLGAKEQQNTFCLVLDKTVFFPEGGGQPTDIGFINDYPVYYVFEKDDIVYHQLSSPSFHLAELSTLLAVGTTVKCQIDWNRRFLHMQMHCGEHILSGMFYQEYGGVNRGFHMGSDYMTIDINLEEKPEFTHLTEEMASHVEFLANKAIWSDVPVTVRHFQKKSDAEQLPLRKELEIEENISIVCVGSEENPADCVACCGTHPSTAGQVGIVKILKMENYKGMTRFTVIAGQLAYQHFSFEHKTLTTLCERFSSEPQLLLEKINAQEKKNQMFRKELYDLKKRIIDDEVQKIEALYDSLSTNVLFPPFKGNFSNPIMLQSYDCLNPDDLQTLGRHVTSFIKGLLILICPPEKTVLLFSNGKPDCGQLVRDNADIYQGKGGGNAVCARAIFTKSEDVETYVDLLEKHLR; encoded by the coding sequence ATGAAAACAAAACGACTGTATCAGAAAAATACTTATTTGAAAGAATGCGAAAGCACCATTTTAGAAGTTATCACTGATCTGGATAAAATGAAAAATTTAGGAGCAAAAGAACAACAGAATACCTTTTGTCTCGTCTTAGATAAAACTGTATTTTTTCCGGAGGGCGGCGGCCAGCCAACAGACATTGGTTTCATCAATGACTATCCGGTTTATTACGTCTTTGAAAAGGACGATATTGTTTATCATCAGCTTTCATCACCCTCGTTTCATCTTGCTGAATTATCTACGCTACTAGCTGTTGGAACAACAGTAAAATGCCAAATTGACTGGAATCGTCGTTTTCTTCATATGCAGATGCATTGTGGAGAACACATCTTATCCGGTATGTTTTATCAGGAATACGGAGGTGTCAATCGAGGCTTTCATATGGGTTCAGACTACATGACCATTGATATTAATTTGGAAGAAAAACCGGAATTTACTCATCTTACTGAGGAAATGGCATCGCATGTCGAATTTTTAGCTAATAAAGCGATCTGGTCTGATGTCCCAGTTACAGTTCGCCACTTTCAAAAAAAATCCGATGCAGAACAGCTTCCGCTTAGAAAAGAACTGGAAATTGAAGAAAATATCTCTATCGTCTGCGTCGGCAGTGAAGAAAATCCTGCAGACTGTGTTGCCTGCTGTGGAACGCATCCATCCACAGCCGGACAAGTTGGTATCGTAAAGATCTTGAAAATGGAAAATTATAAGGGTATGACACGATTTACCGTAATAGCCGGACAGCTTGCTTATCAGCATTTTTCTTTTGAACATAAAACGTTAACGACTTTGTGTGAACGTTTTTCCTCTGAACCCCAGCTGCTTCTTGAAAAAATTAACGCACAAGAGAAAAAAAATCAGATGTTCCGAAAAGAGCTTTATGACTTAAAAAAAAGAATCATTGACGATGAAGTTCAAAAAATAGAGGCTCTCTATGACTCTTTATCTACAAATGTATTATTCCCACCATTTAAAGGGAATTTTTCCAATCCCATCATGTTGCAATCCTACGATTGCTTAAATCCTGATGATCTACAAACACTTGGCAGACACGTTACCTCTTTTATCAAAGGACTTTTGATCCTGATCTGCCCCCCTGAAAAAACGGTGCTTTTATTCTCTAATGGCAAGCCTGACTGCGGCCAGCTCGTTCGCGACAATGCCGACATTTATCAGGGAAAAGGGGGCGGTAATGCCGTTTGCGCACGAGCCATCTTCACCAAATCAGAGGACGTTGAAACTTATGTTGATTTGCTTGAAAAGCATTTACGCTAA